Proteins from one Erysipelothrix larvae genomic window:
- a CDS encoding family 10 glycosylhydrolase: MKKLMALLCGLGIVLSQTGHIKAEDSTDLYRYVKYSDGTYGYDTNVPVMFYSGSNERISIPNVYTQEKEQFKSTWIATIFNLHFKPDSSDKEDIQELYKERIETAKEMNLNALIFQVRPTLDAAFYQSDINPSSEYFTGKQGVEASYDPMYWMIEETHRNGMEFHAWFNPYRVTNSDFAVVTGKNSSDYTPGEKALYLNEIGLLADDNFAVLNPEYVLEFKGKLFLNPGEPEVVQHVVDTVVEFMEKYDTDAIHFDDYFYPYRVGDDYFGKNGEDATTYDKYGEGYTDIDSWRRDNVTFLIDSVKEAIDNHNETNKTAIQFGISPFGIWEHKAIDDRGSNTPTGSSKSYSEQIYADTYQWIKDEKLDYVAPQIYWAFAAAAAPYGEIARWWDSVAEGTNVNIYVGHAAYKHTSNGGWDADWMNPEELNNQVKFNQNYKNIKGSIMYSYNDILVDENTTSPQKEANNKAIEILKSDTFKIASLTPSHQKLSHNDTKPVDSVVLEGSTLKWIDSNNTNARFYVVYAGNETGVEELVANPNNIVDRVYFEGKGDYEYTLSTQDLSKNYAVTVLDRAYVETKPVTLTEDSDFSVTFPVKEITVKYGEKLTEQQFIERLNIESNYDITVTTNFDEVVDHLVSGAYDVKVVVERNNVQNQIARLSNESYETTIKVVVENKDVETPEEPDTEKPGETDKEKPGGTDTEKPGGTDTEKPGGTDTEKPGGTDTEKPGGTDTEKPGGADTEKPGGTDTEKPGEEGSKLPETGLSSGMFLSYALISLVGLALVTYSRKFVKINK; the protein is encoded by the coding sequence ATGAAGAAATTAATGGCTTTGCTATGTGGGCTAGGAATTGTTTTAAGCCAAACAGGTCATATAAAAGCAGAGGATTCAACAGACTTGTATCGATATGTTAAATACAGCGATGGAACATATGGTTATGATACTAATGTTCCTGTAATGTTTTATTCAGGGTCAAATGAAAGAATTAGTATTCCAAATGTCTACACTCAAGAAAAGGAGCAATTTAAGTCAACATGGATCGCGACGATCTTTAATTTGCATTTTAAACCAGACAGCTCTGATAAAGAAGATATTCAAGAGTTATACAAAGAACGTATTGAAACTGCAAAAGAAATGAACTTAAATGCGCTAATATTTCAAGTTAGACCAACATTAGATGCAGCTTTTTACCAATCGGATATTAATCCATCATCAGAGTATTTCACAGGGAAACAAGGTGTTGAAGCATCTTATGACCCAATGTATTGGATGATAGAGGAAACGCATCGTAATGGAATGGAATTCCATGCTTGGTTCAATCCATACCGCGTTACAAATAGTGATTTCGCAGTTGTTACAGGAAAAAATTCAAGTGACTATACTCCGGGAGAAAAAGCACTATACTTAAATGAAATTGGTCTATTGGCAGATGATAATTTTGCGGTATTAAATCCAGAGTATGTCTTAGAATTCAAAGGTAAATTATTCTTAAATCCTGGTGAACCTGAAGTTGTACAACATGTTGTTGATACTGTTGTTGAATTCATGGAAAAATATGATACGGATGCAATTCACTTTGACGATTACTTCTATCCATATAGAGTCGGGGATGACTATTTTGGTAAAAATGGAGAAGACGCTACAACTTATGATAAGTATGGAGAAGGCTATACAGATATTGATAGCTGGAGAAGAGATAATGTTACGTTTTTAATTGATTCCGTTAAGGAAGCCATTGATAACCATAACGAAACAAATAAAACGGCCATTCAATTTGGCATCAGCCCATTTGGTATATGGGAACACAAAGCAATTGATGATCGTGGTTCAAATACTCCAACTGGTTCGAGTAAGTCTTATTCAGAACAAATCTATGCTGATACCTATCAGTGGATTAAGGATGAAAAGCTTGATTATGTTGCACCACAAATATATTGGGCATTTGCAGCGGCAGCAGCTCCATATGGAGAAATAGCACGTTGGTGGGATTCAGTGGCAGAAGGAACAAATGTCAATATTTATGTTGGTCACGCTGCTTACAAACATACATCTAACGGGGGTTGGGATGCTGATTGGATGAACCCTGAAGAGCTTAACAATCAAGTGAAGTTTAACCAAAACTACAAAAATATTAAAGGGTCGATTATGTATAGCTACAATGATATTTTAGTAGATGAAAACACAACAAGCCCTCAAAAAGAAGCAAATAATAAAGCAATTGAAATTCTTAAGAGTGATACATTCAAAATTGCTTCATTGACGCCATCACATCAAAAATTATCGCATAATGATACTAAGCCAGTTGATTCTGTTGTGCTTGAAGGGTCAACACTAAAATGGATTGATTCAAACAATACAAATGCTCGATTCTATGTTGTATATGCAGGGAATGAAACAGGTGTTGAAGAATTAGTAGCAAATCCAAACAATATTGTTGATAGAGTTTATTTTGAAGGTAAAGGGGATTACGAATACACTTTATCAACTCAAGACTTGAGTAAAAACTATGCAGTTACTGTATTGGATCGTGCATATGTGGAAACTAAGCCGGTAACTTTAACTGAAGATAGTGATTTCAGTGTTACGTTCCCAGTTAAAGAAATCACGGTCAAATATGGTGAAAAACTAACTGAACAACAATTTATTGAACGACTTAATATTGAAAGCAATTATGATATTACTGTAACAACAAACTTTGATGAAGTAGTGGACCATTTAGTAAGTGGTGCATACGACGTAAAAGTTGTAGTTGAGCGAAATAACGTTCAAAATCAAATTGCTAGATTGTCAAACGAAAGCTACGAAACAACAATTAAAGTTGTCGTAGAAAATAAGGATGTTGAGACTCCTGAAGAACCAGATACTGAGAAACCAGGCGAAACGGATAAAGAGAAACCAGGTGGAACAGACACAGAGAAACCAGGTGGAACAGACACAGAGAAACCAGGTGGAACAGACACAGAGAAACCAGGTGGAACAGACACAGAGAAACCAGGCGGAACAGATACAGAGAAACCAGGTGGAGCAGATACTGAGAAACCAGGCGGAACAGACACAGAGAAACCAGGTGAAGAGGGATCCAAACTTCCAGAAACAGGGTTGAGTTCTGGTATGTTCCTATCATACGCATTAATTTCTCTTGTAGGACTGGCTTTAGTAACATACTCACGCAAGTTTGTAAAAATAAATAAATAG
- a CDS encoding PTS sugar transporter subunit IIC — MDFLIQFMDQHLAGPMNKLAAQKHLRAVRDGIVATLPLIIVGSFFMIVANPPLPLSWGITQFLKDNAAQIVLPYRMTMALMTLYSVFGIGYSLAQSYEMDALTGGILAEAAFLLTFTPINVAADLEAGVSGFVLPVANLGGGGMFVGIVTAILAVEIARLILNSNFKITMPKEVPPSVARSFEALTPAAVIVVLMGTVTYYLGFNWHAFIGNLVAPLIKASDSLPSVLLQVFLITFFWAFGIHGVSVVGSAARPIWNVLLDKNVAAAAAGTAGTALPAIAVEPFFQWFIWIGGSGATIGLAICMAFFAKSSYAKSLGKTAFVPALFNINEPLIFGTPIVLNPTLIIPFILAPMINATIAWVATSMRLVDRLTIISPWTLPGPIGVYLASAGDWRTAVLNIVLIVLSVMIYFPFFKMYDRSLVKQETGE, encoded by the coding sequence ATGGATTTCTTAATACAATTCATGGATCAACATCTTGCGGGTCCTATGAATAAATTAGCTGCACAAAAACACTTGCGTGCAGTACGTGATGGTATTGTTGCGACATTACCATTAATTATTGTTGGTTCTTTCTTCATGATTGTTGCCAACCCACCGTTACCATTATCATGGGGTATCACACAATTTCTAAAGGATAATGCAGCACAAATCGTGCTTCCTTACCGTATGACAATGGCGTTAATGACATTGTACTCAGTATTTGGTATTGGATATAGTTTAGCTCAATCCTATGAAATGGATGCATTAACTGGCGGTATCTTAGCTGAAGCTGCATTCTTGTTAACATTTACACCAATTAATGTAGCTGCTGATCTAGAAGCAGGGGTTTCTGGATTTGTTCTTCCTGTTGCGAACCTTGGTGGAGGCGGAATGTTTGTGGGTATTGTTACAGCAATCTTAGCTGTTGAAATAGCACGACTCATTCTTAATTCAAATTTCAAGATTACAATGCCTAAAGAAGTGCCACCTTCTGTTGCACGATCATTTGAAGCATTAACACCTGCTGCAGTAATCGTTGTACTGATGGGAACTGTTACTTATTATCTTGGATTTAACTGGCATGCATTTATTGGAAATCTAGTAGCACCATTAATTAAAGCTTCAGATTCACTTCCAAGCGTATTGCTACAAGTATTCTTAATTACATTCTTCTGGGCATTTGGTATTCATGGTGTTTCAGTTGTTGGTTCTGCGGCGCGTCCAATTTGGAACGTGTTACTTGACAAAAACGTTGCTGCTGCAGCTGCAGGTACTGCAGGTACTGCACTTCCAGCAATCGCTGTTGAACCATTCTTCCAATGGTTTATCTGGATTGGTGGTTCAGGAGCTACAATCGGTCTCGCAATTTGTATGGCATTCTTTGCGAAATCATCGTATGCTAAATCACTTGGTAAAACTGCATTTGTACCAGCATTATTCAACATCAATGAACCATTGATTTTTGGTACACCAATTGTATTAAACCCAACACTTATTATTCCGTTTATTTTAGCACCGATGATCAATGCTACGATTGCATGGGTCGCGACATCGATGCGCTTAGTGGATCGTTTAACAATTATATCACCTTGGACACTTCCTGGACCTATCGGTGTATACTTGGCATCAGCTGGAGATTGGAGAACTGCTGTACTCAACATCGTTCTGATTGTTCTATCAGTAATGATTTACTTCCCATTCTTTAAGATGTATGACCGCAGTCTAGTAAAACAAGAAACTGGCGAATAA
- a CDS encoding M81 family metallopeptidase has translation MKVLVAHVSAECNEHISHTVGLDEFLLLRGDECIDALYVREVFEEAGIEIIPSQFASLPPNGMVKKEAYVEIADRIINDINTHMGTFDGIYLHLHGASGVVGLEEISGEHYIIKRIRNAVGKYLPIAVSMDPHGNLSEDFTKYTNIVRCYRESPHIDHIETKKLVAEKLVDLMKNRRPMTPIIKKLPIMVGGERSVSAKEPMRSINQLMDQFEEDSRVFSICYNVGYIRHDDDKLGAAVIVVPNTEKDHEYCDFVAQQVSQYAWDHRHEFKFSGNYDEPDASVQMAINFDGKTAVITDSGDNCGAGGAGHNTVVLRELLKADLKDKHVLVAGIHDKAVHSALEGTLEGQPVSFDLGNGETPESQPVSIKGTLVKIGEGMYGGNGKHVVGPTYTVNVEGTNLDVLIMNRNIQYGQMSQFHKAGLEFHDYEIVVVKMGYLDTDLIPETAYHVMALTDGPTIQRSERIPFKRIHRPMWPMDDVEELIYIK, from the coding sequence TATCCGCAGAATGTAATGAACATATATCACATACTGTAGGCTTGGATGAATTTTTATTGTTGAGAGGGGATGAATGCATAGACGCTCTATATGTAAGAGAAGTATTTGAAGAAGCAGGGATTGAGATTATCCCATCCCAATTCGCAAGCTTACCCCCAAATGGCATGGTAAAAAAGGAAGCTTATGTTGAGATTGCAGACCGCATCATCAACGATATCAACACTCACATGGGAACCTTTGATGGCATTTACTTACATCTACATGGTGCCAGTGGTGTTGTAGGACTTGAAGAAATATCCGGTGAACATTATATTATCAAACGGATTCGAAATGCAGTCGGGAAATACCTACCGATTGCGGTATCTATGGATCCCCACGGAAACCTCAGTGAGGACTTTACAAAGTATACCAACATTGTTCGCTGTTACCGTGAATCCCCACATATTGATCATATAGAGACTAAGAAACTTGTAGCTGAAAAATTGGTTGACTTAATGAAAAACCGCCGCCCAATGACACCAATCATAAAAAAACTACCCATCATGGTCGGAGGCGAACGCAGTGTATCTGCCAAAGAGCCAATGCGTAGTATCAATCAACTGATGGATCAATTTGAAGAAGACTCACGTGTTTTCTCAATCTGTTATAACGTCGGTTACATTCGTCATGATGATGACAAGTTGGGGGCAGCGGTCATTGTAGTACCAAACACAGAAAAAGACCATGAATATTGCGACTTTGTTGCCCAACAAGTCTCTCAATATGCATGGGACCACCGTCATGAGTTTAAATTCTCAGGAAACTATGATGAACCCGATGCATCCGTTCAAATGGCCATTAATTTTGATGGCAAGACCGCAGTGATTACCGACTCAGGGGATAATTGTGGCGCAGGGGGTGCTGGACATAATACGGTTGTTTTAAGAGAGTTGTTGAAGGCAGATCTTAAAGATAAACATGTGTTAGTAGCTGGAATTCATGATAAAGCTGTACACAGTGCACTTGAAGGCACCCTTGAAGGACAACCCGTATCCTTTGATCTTGGGAATGGGGAAACCCCTGAATCACAACCCGTATCCATCAAAGGAACTCTTGTGAAAATTGGTGAAGGTATGTATGGTGGTAATGGTAAACACGTCGTAGGACCAACCTATACGGTTAATGTTGAAGGGACAAATTTGGATGTGCTTATCATGAATCGAAACATTCAATATGGGCAAATGTCTCAATTCCATAAAGCAGGGTTGGAATTTCATGATTATGAGATCGTTGTGGTCAAGATGGGATATCTAGATACAGATTTGATTCCAGAAACCGCATATCATGTGATGGCATTGACTGATGGACCAACAATCCAACGTTCAGAACGTATTCCATTCAAACGCATCCACAGACCAATGTGGCCAATGGATGATGTAGAAGAACTTATTTACATTAAATAA